The following DNA comes from Nycticebus coucang isolate mNycCou1 chromosome 19, mNycCou1.pri, whole genome shotgun sequence.
GACCTTGAACTCTCTTTGTTAACTTGcttatgaataataaatatttgcctGTATTTTAAAGTATCAGTATTTGTCAAAAACTTATGATAAAAATCagtattataatatttaaatatccattgacaaagaatctctatttattttatattattaaagtgGTTTGAATATTTCAGTTGTGTGTTAAATTTTCTGTCATCTGTTCTATTCCCTAGCTCTCCATttgattataattaataataattgaaCATGGTGAGAATGATACATACAAGCTtatcattttaatgaaaaatccCCTTGACACAAAAAAGCTACATAAAAGATTGTTTATAAATACTTTAAGCACTCAAAATGAATTACCCTAACATTTCTCTTGATGATCTCTCTGTTCATTAACATTTTTCCATCAGACAATTCAATTCCTGAGAGAGGAATAAGGACTTCCCCAATGATATCATCTCTTGAAAACCTGTCAAAACTCAAGATTGTGAAGTGCAAGGCCAATTCTTGGATCTGGGGGTAGGGGATCCCATAAAATGTAAAGGTCTCATCAAAAGCTGGATCCAAGGTCTTTCTCAGCACTCTGGTTTTCACTTTATGCTTCTTCTCAGGGAGGATTGTCATTTTGATGTATGGGTCAGAGCTCATTGACTGCTCATCCATAGCTGGCAAGCCACAGGCCTCCTTAATATTTAccacaaatgtttttttctcaaaattgtaCTCTAAGGAGAAGAAGAGGGTTCCCAACTTCTCTTGTTTCTCCTCTGAAGTAATGGAAGTACTGGACTTTAAGCTATCAGGGGAAActgcttctttttctccttctaaaAAGAGCTTTGGGGTCACATTCTCCAAATCAGAGGGGCTGCTGGCTTTAAGGTTGGTTTTGGGGAAATTGCCATTGAGATCTCTCTTCTCAAGATCTAGATGCAATGAATTCTTTGGCATTGCTGGCTTATTCTTTAGTTCATTTTTATCATCTACTCCAAACTTCTTTTTGCTATTTAGATTTTCAGGGTAGATATCAACTCCCTTAAGCACATGTACAAACTTGTATGGAGGAGTCTTGTTAGACTTGGATGATTTTCTCTGACAGCAGATCCATGCAAAGAGAGAGACTGTGAAGACCAGGCCAAACGCACTGAAGATCCCTACAACTGTGGGGATTTCATCTGAAAAATTAAATGATGAAAACATCCATTAAAGTAGCAGAGATGGCGATAGAGCCTACTTGAAAAGCATAATAGTAATAGCAATTGCCCCCAGGTTAGACAGATTGAATCACTTTCCAACTATTCTGCGTATGAATGATACACATATTTTGCAATAACTTCAGGTGTAAACACATTCCTTGCATaccacatagaaaaaaaaatacaatggacTAGAAACTCCTTCATTTCAGCAGTgtttcacaaataaaattaaaagatgaaactaGGCTTGGATCCGATCTGGGGACATTCTTAATGATCCTGACCTATTTTCTTAGGTAACATGAATCAAATACAACATGATGAGTCAGtactaatttcaaatttttattgatGCTTTGAGTCTTTCTAGAAGCATCAATTTTACTATGGGACACTAAATGTACATTCTTCAAAGATGAAGTGTTTCTGTATTCTTAGTAGTATGTTATGTACCCAGGATTCAAACAGTAAAAACCTAGTGACTCAGTGATTCATGCAATTTTAAGGAATTGCAGAATATTATATCCCATAATgttatacaaataataaaaaagaaacaatgtaacATTATCTGCAATTGCCCCAAACTCATTAACAATTTTATGCCAATTATAGAACAGTgggaaaataaattacataaaaaagAGCAATAGGATACTAATGTTATATAACTTATAACACTATCTTGTATTTCAACTCCAAATATGTCAATAAAACACTGAATTATTGAAAGTACAAATCAATTACacttaaatatggaaaaaatagaacaatgGTTATATAGGAATCATCGTTCCTTAACATGAAATGAGAATAGTGAGGATAGATAATTTAGAGTTCAATCTTATTTGTGACTGAATTTTTTCCTAGCACATTACACATGGAAAATGATAATCAAATTGAAATTGACATTATTTCCTTGAATGAGAGCACATTAAATTACTAATAATTAGGTAGTATTTATTATGCACATGGCTTCATATGCAACCATATTTCTTGAAGAAACGATTAGTAAAGTGTGTAAAGAAGGATTGCTATATCTGTACATAGTGCATCAATTGagtcaatatttattaaaacaaaagtgAATATAAGTACTGTAACATTATGTATATTTAATTCTACTTCAatccatttttaatttcaaaaatcaaataataaagtCAAAAGTCCAAGTAAAGAAAGGGTTAGGACTTTTCTAAGTAACCCCAAGAAGCCCAATCTTTTGTTacttcccttccccattccccagATCTTTTGCTTATCTACTTCATATTCACaaaattgaacttaaaaaatgtaagattaagaaaagacaaaagaaatgtctaaaaagataaaaaagcaagcaaaatgataacaacaaaaaatgctgTAGTTTACTGATGTAAAGAAACTGAAACatccaaagatgaaataaatcTCTGAATtccccaaatagaaaaaaaaaaaaaaattgagtgaaTGTTATGGAATGAGGCAAGAGCTAAAGATATTCAGCTAAACTTAGTATcagcttttcagtttttttcttcttatccacgtctttgtggaaaaaaatccacccacccccactcctggACTCTAATAATCCAAGGCAAAGGAGCAAAAGCAAAGTCATGAATGAAGACAATTCTTTATCCAATGTAAGAAGAACAATAAAAGCAGCAGAAAACAATTTCTTTCTAAATAGACTGACAGCTTGTGCTAGAACATATTTTCATTagcactgtctctaaaaatgccccagtattatttttttttcagatttcaaatCAATAATTGGAAATAAATATCACAAAAAAATCATGCAATAACTCAAATGAAAGGCTGTGAGCAAAACTCATTTATGGCTATAATGTCACAAACTGTCTCTGTTTGAAACATATATCAAATGGCAAAACAGTCAATATAACATGGAAAGATTCACCTACTTTCTATGCATTTCCTACTGAGAGGATCCCAAAGATTAACTATCTGTGTTAGTTATTTAATAACAATTATTACATATCTATAGATATCACTCCTATTCACCCTACTCACATCCATACAAttccatgattaaaaaaaaaaattacttacaaAGTAAGTGCAACTCTGATCTCCTGCCTTTGGACTATATCAGAACCTAAAAATATTGCTTATTCTAAGAAGTGCACTTAATTTTGTTTactgaaatagagaaaaagagcCATGGTGCAAAAAATTCAgtacagaaaaagagaaactgaCTTGGAAAATGAGAGCTCTAATACAAGTTTCCAGCTGCTTTTAGCTAATTGTGCAACCTGCAACACCCCACATCTCTCTAGTTTTCAGTTACCTCACCAGCAAAATAAAATAGGCTGAGCAAGTCTTTTTGAAAGTCCCTTTAACTCTAGTACCATATAATTTTGTCTTTCACTAGTTAAACATTTcaagaatacaagaaaaaaacatcCATCTGGTACACTATGTAATAAAATACACATCTCACTCTCTTAATATGTAACTTAGTCATACCAGGATGAAACCCCTATTAATGATACATATATCTGGCTTTCCCTAATAAAAATACAGGTTACAGGTTTACCTAGAAATAACAATCACCTACAACataaataaaaccaatttatgaaCGATAGACCCCTTTTCCTTTACTTACTATATGCTGTAATTTACAAAGCTTCCCGAGCATTTAGGAACTTCTTGAAGGTGAACTCTAACAGAAGgcaattttaaagagaaagacaCCCAGAAAAGAGAAACCTCCTCCCCCCCTACTCCTCCACCCCcgcaaaaaaaactaaaactcaaaACCGCAAAAATAAGCCACAGATGCCTGTTTGGTGTTCGCATTTTCCTTTCGGATTAACTGCCTAGTAAATCTATATTCAACATccagggagggtggggggtggggaacacAGCCTATCCCGGAATACTCAAGGAACAACCGCAACCATAAGTTGAGTAACTTGCTTACCAAATTCTTCCCGATTGTTAGTGATCGGAGCCATTTTTTTTACTGCGTGTTCTGTCCGAGGTGCTGAACAGAAAACTGCCTGGTTTGATTCCTTCGCTTGATCTGAAGCGCTGGCTTTCCGAATCCGGAAAACAACAGCGCTGAGCTCAGGGGACCAGCGCCTGGAACAGCGAGGAGGCAAAGAGGGAGGTCCACTCGCCCTCGCACGAGGATTTGCAACCCCTGTTCCTGTTTTGGCTGTTCTGAGAAGCTCGCCTCCGAGACTCCAGACGTGGCTGAAACCCGAATTGACGCAATCCTGACGCTACAGGGCTGAAATCAgcacctgccctcctcccctcctcccttcaaccctctcctttcccccctccttcttgcttcctctctcttctcttgggGATTCAACACATAGTCatcaattgtttttttctattgggCTACTCGAGATTAGCTTTGCTGTTCTGTGGGGGCTCAGAGGCACACGGAGATGAACCCCACAATTGATTCCCGTCAGTTTCTAATATAAAAATCTCATGATTACCTAGATGAATAAAAATGCGTCT
Coding sequences within:
- the SYT4 gene encoding synaptotagmin-4 isoform X1 → MAPITNNREEFDEIPTVVGIFSAFGLVFTVSLFAWICCQRKSSKSNKTPPYKFVHVLKGVDIYPENLNSKKKFGVDDKNELKNKPAMPKNSLHLDLEKRDLNGNFPKTNLKASSPSDLENVTPKLFLEGEKEAVSPDSLKSSTSITSEEKQEKLGTLFFSLEYNFEKKTFVVNIKEACGLPAMDEQSMSSDPYIKMTILPEKKHKVKTRVLRKTLDPAFDETFTFYGIPYPQIQELALHFTILSFDRFSRDDIIGEVLIPLSGIELSDGKMLMNREIIKRNVRKSSGRGELLISLCYQSTTNTLTVVVLKARHLPKSDVSGLSDPYVKVNLYHAKKRISKKKTHVKKCTPNAVFNELFVFDIPCEGLEEISVEFLVLDSERGSRNEVIGQLVLGAAAEGTGGEHWKEICDYPRRQIAKWHMLCDG
- the SYT4 gene encoding synaptotagmin-4 isoform X2, whose translation is MAPITNNREEFDEIPTVVGIFSAFGLVFTVSLFAWICCQRKSSKSNKTPPYKFVHVLKGVDIYPENLNSKKKFGVDDKNELKNKPAMPKNSLHLDLEKRDLNGNFPKTNLKASSPSDLENVTPKLFLEGEKEAVSPDSLKSSTSITSEEKQEKLGTLFFSLEYNFEKKTFVVNIKEACGLPAMDEQSMSSDPYIKMTILPEKKHKVKTRVLRKTLDPAFDETFTFYGIPYPQIQELALHFTILSFDRFSRDDIIGEVLIPLSGIELSDGKMLMNREIIKRNKSSGRGELLISLCYQSTTNTLTVVVLKARHLPKSDVSGLSDPYVKVNLYHAKKRISKKKTHVKKCTPNAVFNELFVFDIPCEGLEEISVEFLVLDSERGSRNEVIGQLVLGAAAEGTGGEHWKEICDYPRRQIAKWHMLCDG